The Brevibacterium atlanticum genome segment CGAACCTGGTTGGCCGGGGCCGGGCCCGAGGAGATCGCCCAGACTGCCTTCACTCGGTCACCGGACCTCGTCGAACACCGCCACTTCGTGCCCGGTGAGTCGGAACCGAGTTCGATCACCCTGGAACAGGGAATCGGCTTCGGGCAGATCTTCGACCTCGACACGGCCTTGGCCGGGTTCGTCTCCGTGGCCGACGGATCGCTGACTCTGCGGCAGACGGCAGGTGCTCTGGCACAGCTGCTCGAGGTGGATGCCACTGCCTTGGAAGACCAGCTCATCGCCCAGGTCAGAGCCCTGGCCGCGGCGGGTGCCCTGCTGCCCGGCGGTGGCCCCGGAGACGGCTGAGCGACGGGGTGGGATGAGGAAGAGTGACTCGACCGATCGCGGAATAGGGTTAGGATCGAAAACCGTTGACGCCGTGTCCGGATCGAATCCGACCGGTGTCCTACCCGGTCGGCCCGATGCGGAGCCGGCCCGAACAACAGTGTTACATTGGGCCGGATCGTCCGTTGCATGAAGCAGCAGGTGCCGTGAGAGGAATGTGAAAGCGTGACCACAACCGAGAAGAAGCCCCGTCGCCTCGTCATCGTCGAGTCTCCGACGAAGGCGCGAACGATCGTGGGATACCTCGGCGACGGTTATGACGTCGAGGCCTCCGTCGGCCACATCCGCGACCTGCCCACCCCCTCGGAACTGCCCGCCGACATGAAGAAGGGGCCGTACGGGAAGTTCGCCGTCGACGTCGACAACGGCTTCGACCCCTACTACCGGATCGACCCGGGCAAGAAGAAGAAGGTCACTGAACTCAAGCGTCTGCTCAAGGACGCCGACGAACTCTATCTGGCAACGGATGAGGACCGCGAGGGAGAGGCCATCGCCTGGCACCTGCTCGAGGTGCTCAAACCGAAGATCCCCGTCAAGCGCATGGTCTTCCACGAGATCACCCCTGAAGCGATCGAACGTGCTCTGGAGAACACTCGCGACATCGACGAATCCCTCGTCGACGCGCAGGAGACCCGACGCATCCTCGACCGCCTCTACGGCTACGAGGTCTCACCCGTGCTGTGGCGCAAGATCCGGGCGGGCCTGTCCGCCGGACGTGTGCAGTCTGTGGCCACTCGCCTCGTCGTCGAACGCGAACGCGAACGCATGGCCTTCGTCCCCGCCGACTATTGGGACCTCGACATCGATCTCGGCCTGCCCGACGGGACGAACCCGTTCGCTGCGAACCTCACCACCCTCGATGGGGCACGGGTCGCCACCGGACGGGATTTCAACGACAAAGGCCAGCTGAAGACCACCTCGGCGACGGTCGTCGACCGGGCCCGCGCGGAAGCGCTGGCCACCGAACTGAACGGCACCGCCAAGGACGCGCTGACCGTGACCGCGGTGGAGTCGAAGCCGTACTCCCGCCGCCCGGCCGCCCCGTTCACGACCTCGACGCTGCAGCAGGAGGCCGGACGCAAGCTGCGCATGAGCGCCCGCCAGGCCATGCGCACCGCGCAGTCGCTGTACGAACACGGCTACATCACCTATATGCGTACGGACTCCTCGGCACTGTCGGGCCAGGCCATCGCGGCCGCCCGGAAGCAGGTGACCGAACTCTACGGTCCCGAATTCGTCCCGCAGTCGCCGCGCCAGTACGCGAGCAAGCAGAAGTCCGCGCAGGAGGCCCACGAGGCGATCCGCCCTGCCGGTGACTCCTTCCGCACCCCGGCCCAGGTGTCCAAGCAGTTGGGTGGGGATGAGTTCCGTCTCTATGACCTCATCTGGAAGCGCACTGTCGCCAGCCAGATGGCCGACGCGAAGGGCAAGACCGCGACCATCAAGGTCAGCGCCGCGCTCGCCGACGGCCACGAGGCCGGCTTCAGCGCGAGCGGCACCGTCATCACCTTCCGCGGCTTCCTCGCCGCCTACGAAGAGGGCACCGACGCCTCTCGGTATGACACGAAGTCCGGGGAATCGCGACTGCCGCAGGTCGAAGAGGGCCAGGCGCTCTCGGTCGTCAAGGCCGAAGCCGACGGGCACACGACCGCACCGCCGCCGCGCTTCACCGAGGCCAGCCTCGTCAAGCAGCTCGAAGAGCTCGGCATCGGCCGTCCCTCGACGTATGCGGCGACGATCTCGGTCATCCAGGACCGCGGCTACGTGACCACCCGCGGCAACGCCCTGGTGCCCAGCTGGTTGGCGTTCTCCGTCGTGCGGCTGCTCGAAGAGCACTTCACCGGGCTCGTCGACTACGCGTTCACCGCTGACCTCGAGTCCGAACTCGACCGCATCGCGATGGGCGAAGAGGACCGCAACGACTGGTTGGCCGGATTCTACTTCGGCGACCAGACACAGGACCGGGAGGGTCTCAAAGCGATCGTCGACGACCTCGGCGACATCGATGCTCGTGAGGTCAACACCGTGGCCATCAGCGAGGGTGTGAACCTGCGCGTGGGCCGCTACGGCCCCTACCTCGAGGTCGTCTCGGGAGTCGAAGGCGAGGACCCGAAGCGGGTCTCCGTGCCCGAGGACCTCGCCCCCGACGAGCTGACGGCGGCGAAGGCCGCCGAGCTCATCGAGACCCAGGGAGGCGAGGACCGCGAGCTCGGCGTCGACCCGGAGACCGGGCACACCATCGTGGCGAAGAACGGGCGCTTCGGCCCCTACGTCTCCGAGGTGCTTCCTGAACCCGAGGAGAAGCCGAAGCGTGGTGCCAAGAAGCCGAAGCCGCGCACCGGATCCCTGTTCAAGTCGATGGATCTCGACACGATCGACCTCGAGACCGCGCTCAAGCTGCTCAGCCTGCCGCGCGTCGTCGGCCAGGACGAAGAGGGCACGGACATCACCGCGCAGAACGGTCGCTACGGACCGTATCTGAAGAAGGGCACGGACTCCCGGTCGCTGACCGAGGAGGAGCAGATCTTCACCATCACCCTCGATGAGGCGTTGAAGATCTATGCCGAACCGAAGCAGCGCGGCGGCCGTCGTGCCGCGGCTCCGCTCAAGGAACTCGGCGAGGACCCGGAGACGAAGAAGCCCGTCGTCGTCAAGGACGGCCGGTTCGGTCCTTACGTCACCGACGGGGAGACGAACGCGACCCTGCGCAAGGACGACTCCGTCGAGGCCGTGACCCTCGAACGCGCCGCGACCCTGCTGGCCGAGAAGCGCGCGAAGGGACCGGCGAAGAAGAAGGCCCCGGCCAAGAAGACGGCGGCGAAGAAGGCTCCTGCGAAGAAGACCACCGCGGCGAAGAAGACCACCGCGGCGAAGACGACGGCGGCGAAGAAGTCGACGACGGCTGCGAAGAAGACGAGCTCGGCGAAGCCGAAGACTCCCTGAGCCTACTACCGGACGGGTAGTTACCAACTGGTAAGTGGGCGAAATGGTCGGGCCTCGGGCGAGAACCTCCGACCATTTTGCCCACCCAAGGCCCGGTCGTCAGAACTTAAGCGGGCCGCGCTCCCGCTGGTCGCTGCGAACCTGCATCGTTCGCCGACGATGGCTCGGCAGGCCGGCTCAACATGCCTCCACGGACTGGTTCAAGAGGTCACCGAGTCAGCGAATTCCGTGAGCGCATCCCCGTCGAGGCGGTAGGTCTCCCATTCGTCCTGAGCCTTCGCGCCCAACGATTCGTAGAACCCGATCGAGGGGGTGTTCCACTTGAGGACGCACCACTCGAGGCGGGTGTATCCCCGCTCCTGGCAGATCTGGGCGAGCCGACCGAGCAGGGCTGTGCCGGCACCGGACCCGCGATGCTCGGGGGAGACGAACAGGTCCTCGAGCCAGATGCCGTTCTTGCCGGTCCAGGTGGAGAACGTGTGGAACCAGATCGCGATGCCGATGATCTGCCCATCCGCCTCGGCGACGAGACCGAAGGTGTTCGGATGGCCGTCAGCGGGGAACATCACCGCGGCGAAGTCTGCTTCCGTGGCCTCCACCGCGTCCGGTTCCTTCTCATAGACGGCCAGCCCGTGGACGAGTCGAAGAATATCGGGCAGATCCGCGGGCCTGGCTTCACGGACGGTGACGGTCATCGATGCTCCTCTGGGATTCTAGACTTCCGGGGTTTTCGAGTTCTGAGACTCTGGTATGGCTGGTTTGCCGGTGCCTCACAGCACGTGCTTGTCCACGTAGCCGGCCAACTCCGCCACCTCCTCGGCGGTGGGGGACTGGGGCGACTGCGGATCGGCGGAGGCATAGTAGGCGGCGAACGCCTCGGCGACGGTATCGGTCGTGACCTCGGGATGGATCTCACTGATCGACCCGCCCGTCGCGGGATCCCAGTCGACGCCGAGCGCGGCCTCGACGTCGGTGAGGACCGCGCGGATGGGGTCCGGATCCTCGACGACCACGGAGGAGGAGAACAGCCACGCGCCGGAGATGACGCGCTGTGCAGTGCCGATGGCCTTGATCCGCCCGGCGACGTTGACGCTGTGTTCGCCGGGGCAGTACTCGCCGGGGATCTCGCCGAGGCGGGCGTCGACGCCGATGCCGCGCAGCACCTCGACGTAGTCGAGACCGAAGCCGGTGAACCGGGCATTCGTGTTCGTGATGAACGAATCGCTCGGTTCGATGTGATCGATGACGAGCGATCCCTGATGGTAGGCAGCGGCACGCCCGCCGAGGCTGCGCAGCGCAGGAGTGAAACCGTGGTCCCGGGCCGCTTCGATGGCGGCGGCGAAACCGGGCAGGAACCGGTCGCGGGCGCCGAAGGCCAGGGTGGGTGCGGGCCGATACATCCGCAGTGTCGCACTCCGCCTGCCGGCCTTGACCGAATCGAGGAGGACGCGAGCGAAGGCCAGTTCCTCGACGGGGCCGAGGCCCTCGGCGGCCACCGTGGTCATCGCGGTCGTATCTGTGTGCACGAGATCAAGAGTAGAGGATCGGTGCCGGCCGTCGGGACGCAGGTTGTCCGAGATCGCACGGGGTTCCAAGAGATATGTCAGTTCGGGCAGATAGTGTAGAGCCGTGAGCATGTTGACGACTACAGGACACCGACTGCCCGGAGCCCCCGGCCGATTGGTCACCGAGACCGCCGCCTGGGGTGCCCTGATCACTCTGGTCGCGATCAGCTATGTGGTCGCAGGCACCAGCGGGCTGACGGACACAGTGGGCGGTCGCGCGTTCACCACGATTGCCGAGTCCATCAGTGCCGGCGAGTTCGACAACCGCATGGGCAGCCTGTCGCTGCTCATCGTCTTCGCCCTCTCCTGCGCCGGCCTCTTCATCCCCACCAAGGTCTTCGCCGCTCGGCCACCCGCCGTGCGCAAGACCGCACTGAGCATCTCCGCCATCGTCGAGGCGGCCCTGCTCATCGTTCTCAGCCTCGCCCCGAGCGCATGGCTGACCTGGATCGCAGGTCTGTTCCTCGGTGCCGTGGTCGGACTGCTCATGAGCATCAACCCGTTCACGAACGAGAAGCCCTGGCGGCGTGTGGGAATTCCCGCGGCGGTCCTCGTCTTCGTCTCCTGTGCGTTCCAGATCCTCGGCGGTTCGGCCGCGGGTACGCAGGCGCTGGGATGGATGAGCCTGTTGGTGGGCATCGGCATAGTCATCGGCGCCATCATCATCTTCCTCACCCCCGAACGGGCCCTGCACGCGGAGACCGCGACCACCGGTTCGTTCCCCGAGCTCAAGGCTCGCGTGGCCAGACCGCCGGAGGCGATCGCGAACCCCTGGGTGTGCGTCGGACTCTTCGCCGTCCTCGGCGCGACCTTCATCCTGGCTCAGCCCACAGCGGTCGGTCACGGCTACGGGCAGGCCGGATTCGCGCTCATCATCGCGTGCAGCCTCGTCGGATGGGCGATCGGATTCGAAATGGGACCGACCTTCGCCCCCGGCATGTCGCGTCCCCGCGTGTCCACCTTCGCACTCCTCGTCGCCGGCGTCCTGCTGCTGGCGACCGGAGCCATCGGAGAACTCTCCGGCAAGGTCGTGCTGTCGGCGGTGATCGCGTTCCTCGTCGGCATCGGCGTGCGTGCCCAGCCCTACGACTTCTCCCGCCGGTATGGGGCCGTCGGCGGTGCGGGCCTGGCCATCGTCATCAACGCGCTCGACCTCGGCGGCACCGTCGACGTCGGTTCGAGCCCTGACTGGGTGCTCGCCCCCAGCGATGTCACCTTCCTCGTCTTCGGCATCGCCGCGCTCATCGCCGGCGTGATCGGTCTCTTCACCTTCGATCCGCACAAGCTGCAGGGTCTGTCCGTGGACATCGTCCACGGCTTCCGCCCGCCCAATCAGGCCGAGAGCTCGGCCGGTGGGCTGAGCAATTCGGCCGAGCGCCTCGGTGCCGGGTTCTTCATCGCCGTCGAAGGCGGGGACGGGTCGGGCAAGACCACCCAGATCAAGCGGATCTCCCGTGCTCTGGCCGATGACGGCTACCATGTGGAGTCCACTCGCGAACCCGGCGGAACCGAGCTGGGCACGAAGATCCGGTCCGTCCTCTTCGATGCCGAACCGCCGAGCACCCGCACCGAGGCGCTGCTCTTCGCCGCTGACCGTGCCCACCATGTGGCATCGCTGGTCGATCCCAGCCTGGACGAGGGCGCCATCGTCATCACCGATCGGTACATCGATTCGACGATCGCCTACCAGGCAGCCGGCCGCAGCTTCGACGAGAAGACGATCCTCGCGCTGAGCCGGTGGGCCACCCAGGGATTGGTCCCGCATCTGACGATCGTCCTCGACATCGAGCCCGAGGTTTCCGCCGAGCGGATGGGCAAGCGCGGTGAGAGCAATTATCTCGATGAGGAGAACCAGCAGTTCCACCAGCGTGTTCGCCAGACCTACCTGTCGCGTGCCCACAAGGAACCCGACCGTTACGTCGTCCTCGACGCCTCGGTGGGAGCCGATGAGCTGACCGGGCAGATCCTGCAGGCGATCCGAGCTCGGCTGCCGCAGGCACTCGTCACCCGTGACGGTGCTGCCGGCAGTGATTCCACCGTCGCCGAGGTGGGGGCTGAGCAGTCAGCGGATGTGCCGTCCGACTCGGATGCCGATTCCGTGTCGGCAGCGGGGCAGAACGAGGATTCGGCCGCCGATCCACTCGACCCGGAGAGGGCTGAATCATCGTCCGCCGCGGCTGCGGAGTCGGACGGTGAACAGGTCACGGATGCGGACTCGGACGACGCTTCGACCTCCGACCCCGATGCCGGTTCATGGCATGAGCGCGGACCGCGCTTCGTGCCGGTGACCAACGATCGCTTCATCCCCAACTCCATCACCGACGACGAGGCCGCGCACTCCGGAGCCATCCCCACCGAACGGGTCGACCTCGGTGCTGATCTGCGCGAGGACGTGGCCGCCTCGGCGAGCGAGACGACGGCATCGTCGCCCGCGAAGACCTCGACCGGCGAGGACGACTCCACGACGGTGCTGCCCGCACGCGGACTCACCGCCGACGCGCTCATCGACGACACCGACGACGAGGACGGTGTGCCGACCGACCGCATCGAGACGGACGACGCGGAGACGGACGACGCGGAGACGGACGATCCCGACGAGGCCGAGACCCGTGTGGTCAAGCAGGTCGACCCGGAGGAAGCGGAGACACGGGTCGTCGAACGCTCCAGCCGTGACCAGCAGGGCGACCCGGGCGACTCGCACGTTGACGGCGACCGCGTCGACACGACCGACGACGCAGAGACCACGGTCCTGCCGGTCCGCAGCGCCCGCGACATGAGCCGCGAACGCCTGCAGGCACAAGCCGAGATCGAACGACAGGCCAGGGAACGGCTGCGCAGACAGCGCGAACGCAACAACCGCCGCTTCAACAACCCGGAGGGATCCTGAGGTGAGCGTCTTCGATGAACTCGTCGGCCAGGACGACGTGGTCACCCAGCTCGGCTACGCCTTGGACGATCCGACCGCGATGACCCACGCATGGCTCTTCACCGGCCCACCCGGATCGGGACGCTCGAACGCCGCCAGGGCGTTTGCCGCCGCTCTGATCTCGGGCGGGACGGAGTCGAATGATGTGACGTCCAGGGTGCTCTCGGGGCACCACGAATCACTGACGATCATGTCGACGCAGAAGTCGGTCATCGCGATCGACGAGGTCAGGGAGCTCGTGGCGACGGCACAGTCGGCGCCGGTGAACTCGCAGTGGCGCGTCGTGATCATCGAGGACGCCGACCGGATGATGGAGCGCACCGCGAACGTGCTGCTCAAAGCCATCGAAGAGCCGCCGCCTGCGACGGTGTGGCTGCTGTGCGCGCCCAGCCCGATCGATGTGCTCACCACCATCAGGTCGCGGTGTCGACCGGTGCGTCTGCGGATCCCCTCGCGGGAGGCTGTGGCTCAGCTGCTGATGCAGCGTGACAACGTCAGCGAGGAACGGGCGCAGTGGGCTGCGGCCGTGGCCCAGAACCACATCGGCCGGGCAAAGCACCTGGCCTTGAACGAATCGGCCGACGCCGAACGCAGACAGATCCTCGCCATACCGGGCAAACTCACTTCGGTAGGGGCGACGATCCGGCTGGCCGGGCGCATCGTCGACGAAGCTGCGGAGACGGCGAAGTCGCGTGTCGAGGAGCGCAATGCCGCCGAACGCAGCGATCTGATGACCACCTTGGGAATCGAGGGGGAGAAGACCATTCCGCCCTCGGCCAGAGCCCAGATCAGAAAGCTCGAGGAAGAGCAGAAGAGGCGTTCCGTGCGGGCACGCAACGACGAGCTCGACCGGATCTTCCTCGAACTGATGAGCCTCTACCGCGACATTCTCATGTACCAGCTGGGGATCCGCGAAGGATGGATCAATGCCGGCGAGGTCGACCTCATCGCCGAGCAGGCGAACCGGGACGGACCGGATACGACTCTGCTGCGCATCGACGCGATCACCGAGGCCAGGCGGCGTCTGCAGACGAACATGTCCCCGGTTCTCATCGTCGAATCCGCGTTCGTTCTGCTGTCCAATCCCTGGCTGCAGGACGACCGCACCGGAGCACTCTGAGTCTGGCCTGTGCAGTCGCGGCCTCGATCGCGGGGGAGGCGGGCCGGTCTCAGGCCTCTGAGAGGAGTTCCGTCACGAGGGCGGCGGTGAGTTCGACTCGGCGGGGTATCCAGATCTGAAGAGCGTGCTCGGTGCGCGCATGGGAGCCTCCGCCGACGGTGCCGAGACCATCCAAGGTCGGGGTGCCGACTCCGGCGGTGAAGTTCCCGTCCGACCCGCCGCCGACGGCGACGGAACGCAGGGGAGGGTGCCCGAGCTTCCCGGCGAGGCGCTGGGCCCGGGCGTAGAGTCCCATGGCCATGTCCTCTTCGAGCGGGGCCCGGTTGATTCCGCCCTTGAGTTCGACCTTCGCGCCGGCGACGGTGGGGCTCAGTGTGCGCAGTGCGTCGTCGATGCGCACCTGCTCACTCGCCGAGGCTGCTCTCGAGTCGATCCCGACGACGGCCTTGGCCGGCACCGTGTTCGTCGTCGATCCGCTCGACATCACCGTCGGCACGACCGAGGTGCCCGCCGAGGGTCTGTGCAGTTTCGCGATCTCGACGATCTGATTGGCCACCTCGATGGTGGCGTTGATGCCCTTCTCCGGTTCGACACCGGCATGGGCGGCGAGGCCGGTGACTTCGAGCTGGTAGATCGCGACGCCCTTGCGGGCGATCTTCACCGCACCGTCTGCTGCTCCGCTTTCGAAGACGAGCGCGGCCATCGCGCCGCGCGCCTCCTCCTCGATGATCGTTCGGGAGCCGGGGGAGCCGAGTTCTTCGTCGGCGGTGATGAGGAGGCTGACTCCGTCGAGGCTGCCCTGTTCGGCACGGACCTTCGCCAGCGCATAGAGGGCGATGAGCAGTCCGCCCTTCATATCGTCGGCGCCGGGGCCGCGGACGACTCCGTCCTTGACCGAGTACGGGAAGTCTGTGAGCGTTCCGGTCGGCCAGACGGTGTCGTGGTGGCCGATGAGGACGACTCTGCGAGGGCCGGTGCCGAAACGCCAGAGTACGTGCGGGTGGCCGTCGGTGTCGATGATGCGGGGAGCGGCGCCGAGGAGCCCGGTGCCGATGCGGGAGACGAGCCGGGCGCTGCGGGCCAGAGATTCGGGGTCGTTGGAGAACGACTCGCATTCGATGAGCGCCTGGAAGTCACTCATGAAGTCGTCGGAGTCGAACTCTGCCACGGATGCCACCTTCTGTCCTCGCTGATCGTCTGTCCTGTCCAGGTTAGCGTGCTCCGGTCGCATGCCTTCACCCGCTGTCCCGATCGGGTTCGCCGGCGCCGAGGTGGCCCGCCATGATGCCTGAATGCTTGGTCCCCGATCCGATCGGATGTGCTGTCCGCGAGGTCCCCGCGGGTACCTCGAATGGGATCGTCGCTCGTTTTGACCACCGGCACTCTGGTTGGCTAAAGTTGGGTCGGTTGCCGCCTTAGCTCAGTCGGCAGAGCGATTCACTCGTAATGAATAGGTCGCGGGTTCGATTCCCGCAGGCGGCTCGGCAACATCACCCCAGGTCAATGGCCTGGGGTGTTTCCGTTGCTGGCACCGTCCTCCTCTCGACGTGTGCCCCCGGCGGACCCCCGCGACTTCATTCAAATCTTCCTCAATTCCGGCAGTTCGCCTGGGGCTGTTTGCCGGTTGACCAACTGGCCTGCGGTTGATGAAGAATGGAGACTATGGCCGCTTACCGGAAGCCTCGGAGGACTGGTCAGCTACGTGCATTCGGTGCCATTCCCGCGGTGCCGTGGTTCCTCGCGCCATTCGCATTCGCGCTCAGCAGCCGCAGGTGCAGAGCCGGACAAGCGAAGAACGATGCTGTGACTTTGTGCACTTTTCAGTCTCGCGAGGCTTATGAGGTGCTTCAGGAAGAGGGAGTGCTGATAGGCGACGCGACTCGTGGATGGGACGAGTTCCAGGAAGCCTGCCTTTGGCTGGATCGCACCATGGGCAGCCGAGGGATCTCCGGTCCTGCCGGCGCTCTTCTCTGGTTCTGGCCCGATCCTTCGGGGCGGAGAATCCGCTCCCATGCGAGGCAGGCCAGGGGAGACGTCATGCTCACGGTCAGACTTCCCACCGAAAGATTTCTTGTCAGCGAGTTCGTTGACTGGCACAGTGTGCTCAATCGCACGCTGCACGTTCCTCAGCGAATCGGTGAGACCGAAACTGACTGGGACCAGCGGTCGAGGCAACAGTGGAATGATTTCAAGGCAAGGGCGGGCGAACTCGTACGAGGACCGACCGACAGATTGCCGACAGACCTGCGCGCCGAACTGGAGAGGTCATGGCTCCAGATCTTCGACCCAACGACGTGGCATCCCGACTCGACCCTGCAGGCCACAGCGCGTGAGCTGCCGAGCTCGGAAATAGTCAGCGCGGTGCGAATCCTCTGATCGATAACATACGTCCTCAGGACGAGAGTCGATCGGCGGCGATCGCGGCGATCGGTCTGAGGATCTTCTCGCTGGTCATCCGGGTGAAGCCTTCAACATCATCGGAGTAGTCGATCTCCTCGCCGTCGACCGTGTAGAGACTGCCCTCCGGATGGCCGTACTGCTCATACGGCCGTGCATCGATGGCCATCTCGAAGACAACATGCTCGAGGGCACAGGTGATCGTCTGAGCCTCATGGACCTGGACGCATTCGGCATCGCCGAGGGCGCTCTTGTCTCCCTGCGGCAGGTCGCCGTTCTTCTCCATGTAGTCGGCATCGCCGGCGTGCAGGATGCGAGAGCTGAGGTTGACGACGACATTGCCGTCGGCCAAACTCAGTCCCTCCATGTCGAAGCCCGCGCTCGTCAGGCACGTGCCCTCCGGCACAGTCTCCTTCTCACTGCCGGAGCCGATGTCGATGATCGTCATCGTCGTCGGACTCGGCTTCTGC includes the following:
- a CDS encoding GNAT family N-acetyltransferase, translated to MTVTVREARPADLPDILRLVHGLAVYEKEPDAVEATEADFAAVMFPADGHPNTFGLVAEADGQIIGIAIWFHTFSTWTGKNGIWLEDLFVSPEHRGSGAGTALLGRLAQICQERGYTRLEWCVLKWNTPSIGFYESLGAKAQDEWETYRLDGDALTEFADSVTS
- the tmk gene encoding dTMP kinase — its product is MLTTTGHRLPGAPGRLVTETAAWGALITLVAISYVVAGTSGLTDTVGGRAFTTIAESISAGEFDNRMGSLSLLIVFALSCAGLFIPTKVFAARPPAVRKTALSISAIVEAALLIVLSLAPSAWLTWIAGLFLGAVVGLLMSINPFTNEKPWRRVGIPAAVLVFVSCAFQILGGSAAGTQALGWMSLLVGIGIVIGAIIIFLTPERALHAETATTGSFPELKARVARPPEAIANPWVCVGLFAVLGATFILAQPTAVGHGYGQAGFALIIACSLVGWAIGFEMGPTFAPGMSRPRVSTFALLVAGVLLLATGAIGELSGKVVLSAVIAFLVGIGVRAQPYDFSRRYGAVGGAGLAIVINALDLGGTVDVGSSPDWVLAPSDVTFLVFGIAALIAGVIGLFTFDPHKLQGLSVDIVHGFRPPNQAESSAGGLSNSAERLGAGFFIAVEGGDGSGKTTQIKRISRALADDGYHVESTREPGGTELGTKIRSVLFDAEPPSTRTEALLFAADRAHHVASLVDPSLDEGAIVITDRYIDSTIAYQAAGRSFDEKTILALSRWATQGLVPHLTIVLDIEPEVSAERMGKRGESNYLDEENQQFHQRVRQTYLSRAHKEPDRYVVLDASVGADELTGQILQAIRARLPQALVTRDGAAGSDSTVAEVGAEQSADVPSDSDADSVSAAGQNEDSAADPLDPERAESSSAAAAESDGEQVTDADSDDASTSDPDAGSWHERGPRFVPVTNDRFIPNSITDDEAAHSGAIPTERVDLGADLREDVAASASETTASSPAKTSTGEDDSTTVLPARGLTADALIDDTDDEDGVPTDRIETDDAETDDAETDDPDEAETRVVKQVDPEEAETRVVERSSRDQQGDPGDSHVDGDRVDTTDDAETTVLPVRSARDMSRERLQAQAEIERQARERLRRQRERNNRRFNNPEGS
- a CDS encoding M20/M25/M40 family metallo-hydrolase, coding for MAEFDSDDFMSDFQALIECESFSNDPESLARSARLVSRIGTGLLGAAPRIIDTDGHPHVLWRFGTGPRRVVLIGHHDTVWPTGTLTDFPYSVKDGVVRGPGADDMKGGLLIALYALAKVRAEQGSLDGVSLLITADEELGSPGSRTIIEEEARGAMAALVFESGAADGAVKIARKGVAIYQLEVTGLAAHAGVEPEKGINATIEVANQIVEIAKLHRPSAGTSVVPTVMSSGSTTNTVPAKAVVGIDSRAASASEQVRIDDALRTLSPTVAGAKVELKGGINRAPLEEDMAMGLYARAQRLAGKLGHPPLRSVAVGGGSDGNFTAGVGTPTLDGLGTVGGGSHARTEHALQIWIPRRVELTAALVTELLSEA
- a CDS encoding DUF3841 domain-containing protein: MAAYRKPRRTGQLRAFGAIPAVPWFLAPFAFALSSRRCRAGQAKNDAVTLCTFQSREAYEVLQEEGVLIGDATRGWDEFQEACLWLDRTMGSRGISGPAGALLWFWPDPSGRRIRSHARQARGDVMLTVRLPTERFLVSEFVDWHSVLNRTLHVPQRIGETETDWDQRSRQQWNDFKARAGELVRGPTDRLPTDLRAELERSWLQIFDPTTWHPDSTLQATARELPSSEIVSAVRIL
- the topA gene encoding type I DNA topoisomerase, which codes for MTTTEKKPRRLVIVESPTKARTIVGYLGDGYDVEASVGHIRDLPTPSELPADMKKGPYGKFAVDVDNGFDPYYRIDPGKKKKVTELKRLLKDADELYLATDEDREGEAIAWHLLEVLKPKIPVKRMVFHEITPEAIERALENTRDIDESLVDAQETRRILDRLYGYEVSPVLWRKIRAGLSAGRVQSVATRLVVERERERMAFVPADYWDLDIDLGLPDGTNPFAANLTTLDGARVATGRDFNDKGQLKTTSATVVDRARAEALATELNGTAKDALTVTAVESKPYSRRPAAPFTTSTLQQEAGRKLRMSARQAMRTAQSLYEHGYITYMRTDSSALSGQAIAAARKQVTELYGPEFVPQSPRQYASKQKSAQEAHEAIRPAGDSFRTPAQVSKQLGGDEFRLYDLIWKRTVASQMADAKGKTATIKVSAALADGHEAGFSASGTVITFRGFLAAYEEGTDASRYDTKSGESRLPQVEEGQALSVVKAEADGHTTAPPPRFTEASLVKQLEELGIGRPSTYAATISVIQDRGYVTTRGNALVPSWLAFSVVRLLEEHFTGLVDYAFTADLESELDRIAMGEEDRNDWLAGFYFGDQTQDREGLKAIVDDLGDIDAREVNTVAISEGVNLRVGRYGPYLEVVSGVEGEDPKRVSVPEDLAPDELTAAKAAELIETQGGEDRELGVDPETGHTIVAKNGRFGPYVSEVLPEPEEKPKRGAKKPKPRTGSLFKSMDLDTIDLETALKLLSLPRVVGQDEEGTDITAQNGRYGPYLKKGTDSRSLTEEEQIFTITLDEALKIYAEPKQRGGRRAAAPLKELGEDPETKKPVVVKDGRFGPYVTDGETNATLRKDDSVEAVTLERAATLLAEKRAKGPAKKKAPAKKTAAKKAPAKKTTAAKKTTAAKTTAAKKSTTAAKKTSSAKPKTP
- a CDS encoding lipoate--protein ligase family protein, translated to MHTDTTAMTTVAAEGLGPVEELAFARVLLDSVKAGRRSATLRMYRPAPTLAFGARDRFLPGFAAAIEAARDHGFTPALRSLGGRAAAYHQGSLVIDHIEPSDSFITNTNARFTGFGLDYVEVLRGIGVDARLGEIPGEYCPGEHSVNVAGRIKAIGTAQRVISGAWLFSSSVVVEDPDPIRAVLTDVEAALGVDWDPATGGSISEIHPEVTTDTVAEAFAAYYASADPQSPQSPTAEEVAELAGYVDKHVL
- a CDS encoding DNA polymerase III subunit delta' — encoded protein: MSVFDELVGQDDVVTQLGYALDDPTAMTHAWLFTGPPGSGRSNAARAFAAALISGGTESNDVTSRVLSGHHESLTIMSTQKSVIAIDEVRELVATAQSAPVNSQWRVVIIEDADRMMERTANVLLKAIEEPPPATVWLLCAPSPIDVLTTIRSRCRPVRLRIPSREAVAQLLMQRDNVSEERAQWAAAVAQNHIGRAKHLALNESADAERRQILAIPGKLTSVGATIRLAGRIVDEAAETAKSRVEERNAAERSDLMTTLGIEGEKTIPPSARAQIRKLEEEQKRRSVRARNDELDRIFLELMSLYRDILMYQLGIREGWINAGEVDLIAEQANRDGPDTTLLRIDAITEARRRLQTNMSPVLIVESAFVLLSNPWLQDDRTGAL